Proteins encoded together in one Mycobacterium sp. MS1601 window:
- the ppk2 gene encoding polyphosphate kinase 2 gives MLLDTNASYSVLDDDDDDPVLLLQPGDKPVDTWRENYPYDERMRRTEYEEEKRLLQIELLKLQKWSQANGHRHVIVFEGRDAAGKGGTIKRFMEHLNPRGARVVALEKPTERERTQWYFQRYVNHLPAAGEIVLFDRSWYNRAGVERVMGFCSQTQHAEFVRQVPLFEQMLVNDGISLIKLWFSVTQSEQRTRFTIRQVDPVRQWKLSPTDLASLDKWDDYTAAKEDMFALTDTEVAPWIVVKSNDKKRARINAMRYVLGKFDYDNKDHEVVGQADPLIVGRALSD, from the coding sequence GTGCTGCTAGACACGAACGCCTCGTACTCCGTCCTCGACGACGACGATGACGATCCGGTGCTGCTGCTGCAGCCGGGCGACAAGCCGGTGGACACCTGGCGTGAGAACTATCCGTACGACGAGCGGATGAGACGCACCGAGTACGAAGAAGAGAAACGACTGCTGCAGATCGAGCTACTGAAGCTGCAGAAGTGGAGCCAGGCCAACGGGCACCGCCACGTCATCGTCTTCGAAGGCCGTGATGCGGCGGGCAAGGGCGGCACCATCAAGCGCTTCATGGAGCATCTCAATCCGCGCGGGGCGCGGGTGGTGGCGCTGGAGAAACCGACCGAGCGCGAGCGCACCCAGTGGTATTTCCAGCGGTATGTGAACCATCTGCCCGCCGCGGGGGAGATCGTGCTGTTCGACCGCTCCTGGTACAACCGCGCCGGGGTGGAACGGGTGATGGGCTTTTGCAGTCAGACACAGCACGCCGAGTTCGTCCGGCAGGTCCCGCTCTTCGAGCAGATGCTGGTGAATGACGGCATCAGCCTGATCAAGCTGTGGTTCTCGGTGACGCAGTCCGAGCAGCGCACGCGGTTCACCATCCGGCAGGTTGATCCGGTGCGGCAGTGGAAGCTCTCGCCCACGGACCTGGCGTCACTGGACAAGTGGGATGACTACACCGCGGCCAAAGAGGACATGTTCGCGCTCACCGACACCGAGGTGGCGCCGTGGATCGTGGTCAAGAGCAACGACAAGAAGCGCGCCCGCATCAATGCGATGCGCTACGTGCTCGGTAAGTTCGACTACGACAACAAGGATCATGAGGTGGTCGGCCAGGCCGATCCATTGATCGTGGGGCGCGCGCTGTCGGACTGA
- a CDS encoding aldehyde dehydrogenase family protein — MTATSDVLTTGTILSPATGAVAGQVTWTDPADIPSIATGLREAQREWERRGPKGRAKMLSRYAVWLADHRNEIETLLIAETGKSAADAAQEVPLLLMILSYYIKNIEKALAPESRPASSPLLAIKRISVHYRPRAVVGIIAPWNYPVANAMMDAIGALAAGCSVLLKPSERTPLTAEVLMRGWTECGGPAVLALAQGARQVSEAVIDVSDYIQFTGSSSTGAKVMERAARRLTPVSLELGGKDPMIVCEDADIALAANAAVWGAMFNAGQTCVSVERVYVLDAVYDQFVNAVVAAVKKLNVGAGDGNHFGALIDESQVAVTERHVGDAIAKGARALTGGKRPEGPGSFYPPTVLVDVDHSMLCMTEETFGPTLPIMKVASVADAVRLANDSQYGLSASVFSKDVQRAKDIAVQLDCGAVNINDVISNLMCTTAPMGGWKTSGIGARFGGIDGVRKFCRQETVVVPRTNVGAGGNYYNNSLKALARMNKLMTKIALSVPKKGAR; from the coding sequence ATGACCGCCACCAGCGATGTCTTGACCACCGGGACCATCCTCAGCCCGGCAACCGGTGCCGTAGCAGGTCAGGTCACCTGGACCGACCCCGCCGACATCCCGTCCATCGCCACCGGACTGCGCGAGGCGCAGCGCGAGTGGGAGCGCCGCGGACCCAAGGGGCGGGCCAAGATGCTGTCGCGCTACGCGGTATGGCTGGCCGACCACCGCAACGAGATCGAAACGCTGCTGATCGCGGAGACCGGCAAGTCTGCAGCCGATGCGGCGCAAGAGGTCCCGCTGCTGCTGATGATCCTGTCGTACTACATCAAGAACATCGAGAAGGCGCTCGCACCGGAGAGCCGGCCGGCGTCGTCGCCGTTGCTGGCCATCAAGAGGATCTCGGTGCACTACCGGCCCCGTGCGGTGGTCGGCATCATCGCGCCGTGGAACTACCCGGTGGCCAACGCCATGATGGATGCCATCGGCGCCCTGGCTGCCGGCTGCTCGGTGTTGCTCAAGCCGTCCGAGCGCACCCCGCTCACCGCCGAGGTGCTGATGCGTGGCTGGACAGAGTGCGGCGGGCCTGCGGTGCTGGCGCTGGCGCAGGGGGCCCGACAGGTGTCCGAGGCCGTCATCGACGTCAGCGACTACATCCAGTTCACCGGTTCATCGAGCACCGGCGCCAAGGTGATGGAGCGGGCCGCCCGTCGGCTCACGCCCGTCAGCCTGGAGCTCGGCGGCAAGGACCCGATGATCGTCTGCGAGGACGCCGACATCGCGCTGGCCGCCAACGCCGCGGTCTGGGGTGCCATGTTCAACGCCGGTCAGACCTGCGTCTCGGTGGAGCGGGTGTACGTCCTCGACGCGGTATACGACCAGTTCGTCAATGCCGTGGTGGCGGCCGTCAAGAAGCTGAACGTAGGGGCCGGTGACGGAAACCACTTCGGCGCTCTCATCGACGAGTCCCAGGTGGCCGTCACCGAGCGGCACGTCGGCGATGCGATCGCCAAGGGTGCCAGGGCACTCACAGGTGGCAAGCGGCCGGAGGGTCCCGGTAGCTTCTACCCGCCCACTGTGCTGGTGGACGTCGACCACTCGATGCTGTGCATGACCGAAGAAACCTTTGGCCCCACGCTGCCCATCATGAAGGTGGCATCGGTGGCCGATGCGGTACGCCTGGCCAACGACAGTCAGTACGGGCTCAGTGCCTCGGTGTTCTCCAAGGACGTGCAGCGTGCCAAAGACATTGCTGTGCAGCTGGATTGCGGCGCAGTGAACATCAATGACGTGATCTCCAATCTGATGTGCACCACCGCGCCCATGGGCGGGTGGAAGACCTCGGGCATCGGGGCGCGGTTCGGTGGCATCGACGGCGTGCGCAAGTTCTGCCGCCAGGAAACGGTGGTGGTGCCGCGCACCAATGTCGGCGCGGGCGGCAACTACTACAACAACTCGCTCAAGGCCCTCGCCCGGATGAACAAACTGATGACCAAGATCGCGTTGTCGGTGCCGAAGAAGGGCGCCCGGTAA
- a CDS encoding acyl-CoA thioesterase: MTHPFDVALALDSHDGSSRGRTTSDFANMVGPFGGVTAASFIRAIEEHPDRLGDPMSLTVNYAAPISDGAFVIDLRAVRTNRTNQHWIAELIQDGEIKTTATAVFGVRRDTWSDTEPQAPAVPAPQDAVQQDISSFVTWTRNYEMRFVAGAMPGEGSGESADSTTTLWVRDQPPRPLDYAALTALCDVFYPRIFLRRGQFVPAGTISFTVYFHADTDALTRQGDDFLLATARAQRFTGGFFDQNAQLWGRDGTLLAVTHQLVYFKG, from the coding sequence ATGACCCACCCGTTCGATGTCGCGCTGGCCCTGGATTCCCACGACGGGTCCTCGCGCGGACGCACGACCTCGGATTTCGCGAACATGGTCGGGCCGTTCGGAGGGGTCACCGCGGCCTCGTTCATCCGGGCCATCGAAGAGCATCCCGACCGACTGGGCGACCCGATGTCGCTGACGGTCAACTATGCGGCCCCGATCAGCGACGGCGCGTTCGTCATCGACCTTCGTGCAGTGCGGACCAATCGCACCAACCAGCACTGGATCGCCGAGCTCATCCAGGATGGCGAGATCAAGACCACCGCCACCGCGGTGTTCGGCGTGCGCCGCGACACCTGGTCCGACACCGAACCGCAGGCGCCTGCCGTGCCGGCACCGCAGGACGCAGTACAACAAGACATCTCGAGCTTTGTCACGTGGACCCGCAACTACGAGATGCGCTTCGTAGCGGGCGCGATGCCCGGCGAGGGCAGCGGCGAGAGCGCGGACTCGACAACCACGCTGTGGGTGCGCGACCAGCCGCCTCGCCCGCTGGATTACGCCGCATTGACCGCGTTGTGCGACGTGTTCTACCCGCGAATCTTCCTGCGGCGCGGGCAGTTCGTCCCCGCGGGCACCATCTCGTTCACCGTCTACTTCCACGCTGACACCGACGCGCTGACCCGCCAGGGTGACGACTTCCTGCTGGCAACGGCCAGGGCGCAGCGATTCACCGGCGGCTTCTTCGACCAGAACGCGCAGCTGTGGGGCCGCGACGGCACTCTACTGGCAGTCACCCACCAGCTGGTCTACTTCAAGGGGTGA
- a CDS encoding VOC family protein — translation MIDHFGINCSDWAKSQEFYDSVLKVLGYTRQMDFGAAVGYGTDGHPSFWIADASAGDANGPNRETHIAFSARSSADVQAFYRTALTFGVEPLHEPRLWPEYHEKYYGAFVRDPDGNNVEAVFHGGEG, via the coding sequence ATGATCGATCACTTCGGAATCAACTGCAGCGATTGGGCAAAATCGCAGGAGTTCTACGACAGCGTGCTGAAGGTCCTCGGGTACACCAGGCAGATGGATTTCGGGGCGGCCGTCGGGTACGGCACCGACGGGCACCCGTCGTTCTGGATCGCCGACGCCAGCGCCGGTGACGCAAACGGGCCCAACCGGGAGACGCACATCGCGTTTTCGGCCAGATCATCAGCGGATGTGCAGGCCTTCTACCGCACTGCCCTGACGTTCGGGGTAGAGCCGCTGCATGAGCCGCGGTTGTGGCCCGAGTACCACGAGAAGTACTACGGCGCCTTCGTCCGTGATCCGGACGGCAACAACGTCGAAGCGGTGTTTCACGGCGGGGAGGGGTAA
- a CDS encoding DUF779 domain-containing protein — protein sequence MTAPSRALVTRAAADLLDSLQKQYGPVMFHQSGGCCDGSSPMCYPLGDFVVGDRDVLLGILDVGEGVPVWISGPQFDTWKHTQLVIDLVPGRGGGFSLESPEGVRFLSRGRAFTDDENIQLETVPPLTGAQYEAGARPPGPRGEVVAEAADACPIPVGRAAQVPR from the coding sequence ATGACAGCTCCGTCGCGTGCACTCGTCACCAGAGCCGCCGCCGATCTGCTCGACAGTCTGCAGAAGCAATACGGCCCGGTGATGTTTCACCAGTCCGGCGGCTGCTGCGACGGTTCGTCGCCGATGTGTTATCCGCTCGGGGACTTCGTGGTCGGCGATCGTGATGTGCTGCTCGGGATCCTCGACGTCGGCGAAGGGGTACCGGTCTGGATCTCGGGGCCACAGTTCGACACGTGGAAACACACCCAGCTGGTCATCGACCTGGTGCCCGGCCGGGGTGGGGGATTCAGCCTCGAGTCGCCGGAAGGGGTTCGCTTCCTCTCGCGGGGCCGCGCCTTCACCGACGACGAGAACATCCAGTTGGAGACCGTTCCGCCGCTGACCGGAGCGCAATACGAGGCAGGCGCACGGCCGCCAGGCCCACGCGGCGAAGTGGTCGCCGAAGCCGCCGACGCCTGCCCGATACCGGTGGGACGCGCCGCGCAGGTCCCGCGATAG
- a CDS encoding endonuclease domain-containing protein has product MAGILAANGGVVSASQLRAEGWSRGQIRSHGLVPVRRGWYASRFADPLVVRAVSSGGVLGCVSALRRFGVWVPDSALHVRYSHRARRSRPGTRSCHPYRLDPPIIGAVDPMDIAVASAANCLDAEGLVVILDSMLNKRVIDMPDARAIVAASRFAHLDLAERCDAKSESGTETLIRLRLRACKIRLRSQVGIQGVGRVDFLVGDRLIIEADSREHHASKYQSDRTRDRTAIGLGFLVIRLTYEDVVYRWDMVLADILAVVRRRAHLGPT; this is encoded by the coding sequence GTGGCAGGGATTCTCGCGGCGAACGGCGGGGTGGTGTCCGCGAGTCAGCTGCGAGCCGAGGGGTGGTCGCGCGGCCAGATCAGGTCGCATGGCCTGGTGCCGGTACGCCGAGGCTGGTATGCGAGTCGATTCGCCGATCCGCTGGTGGTCCGCGCCGTCTCGTCCGGCGGTGTCCTGGGATGCGTCTCGGCGCTGCGTCGCTTCGGTGTCTGGGTGCCCGATTCCGCTCTGCACGTCCGGTATTCGCACCGCGCGCGCCGGTCGCGGCCCGGAACCCGGTCCTGCCATCCGTACCGGCTGGACCCGCCGATCATCGGCGCCGTCGATCCGATGGACATCGCGGTCGCGTCGGCGGCGAACTGTCTGGACGCCGAGGGTCTGGTCGTGATTCTGGACTCCATGCTCAACAAACGAGTGATCGACATGCCCGACGCCAGAGCCATTGTGGCGGCCTCACGCTTCGCGCACTTGGATCTTGCCGAGCGATGCGACGCCAAGAGCGAATCCGGTACCGAGACGCTGATCCGATTACGTCTGCGGGCGTGCAAGATTCGTCTGCGGAGCCAGGTCGGCATCCAGGGCGTGGGCCGGGTCGACTTCCTCGTCGGCGACCGACTGATCATCGAAGCCGACAGCCGCGAACACCACGCGTCCAAGTACCAATCCGACCGGACCCGGGACAGAACGGCAATCGGTCTGGGGTTCTTGGTGATTCGGCTGACGTATGAGGATGTTGTCTACCGCTGGGACATGGTGCTGGCCGACATTTTGGCGGTTGTCCGGCGGCGGGCCCATCTCGGGCCAACGTAA
- a CDS encoding prolyl oligopeptidase family serine peptidase: protein MGHVAEDPYLWLEDITGDDALDWVRAHNEPTIAELSDDRFDEMRREALEVLDTDSRIPYVRRRGEYLYNFWRDATNPRGLWRRTTLERYRTDDPSWDVLIDVDALAKADDANWVWAGADVIEPTYDRALVSLSRGGSDAAIVREFDMESREFVTGGFEVPEAKTQISWEDPDTVLIGTDFGPGTLTESGYPRVIKRWKRGEPLSDASTVFEGSATDVIVAAAVDLTPGYERTFISRAIDFFNDEVSELRDGELLRIDAPTDASVGVHRDWLHIELRSDWTVGDITYPAGALLVANYDEFLSGTATLDVVFAPDAHTSLHQHVWTKDALVLVTLSDVTSHVAVLEPGTWVSTPMPGIPANTNTSVVAADDTVDEIFLDSSGFDTPSRLLFGPARGPLEEVKSAPAFFDAENISVAQYFATSLDGTQVPYFVVSSGPGPRPTLLGGYGGFEVSNTPSYGGVLGRLWLARGGTYVLANIRGGGEYGPTWHTQAMRENRHKVDEDFAAVARDLVARGITTVPQLGAQGGSNGGLLMGIMLTKYPELFGALVCQVPLLDMKRFHLLLAGASWVAEYGDPDNAQDWEFISKYSPYQNISDAQYPELLMTTSTRDDRVHPGHARKMTAALEAAGHRVRYYENIEGGHAGAADNAQTAFKSALSYSFLWKVLGSPA, encoded by the coding sequence ATGGGACACGTGGCTGAAGACCCGTACCTCTGGCTCGAAGACATCACCGGCGACGACGCGTTGGACTGGGTGCGTGCCCACAACGAACCGACGATCGCCGAGCTGAGCGACGACCGCTTCGACGAGATGCGCCGCGAGGCACTCGAGGTGCTCGACACCGACAGCCGCATCCCGTACGTGCGGCGACGCGGTGAGTACCTCTACAACTTCTGGCGCGACGCCACCAATCCGCGCGGATTGTGGCGGCGCACCACGCTGGAGCGCTACCGCACCGACGATCCATCCTGGGACGTGCTGATCGACGTCGACGCATTGGCGAAGGCCGACGACGCAAACTGGGTGTGGGCCGGCGCCGACGTCATCGAACCCACCTATGACCGCGCTCTTGTGAGCTTGTCACGTGGCGGGTCGGACGCTGCGATTGTGCGCGAGTTCGACATGGAGTCAAGGGAATTCGTCACCGGCGGCTTCGAGGTTCCGGAGGCGAAGACGCAGATCAGCTGGGAGGACCCCGATACCGTGCTGATCGGCACGGATTTCGGTCCGGGAACGCTGACCGAATCCGGCTATCCGCGAGTTATCAAGCGGTGGAAGCGCGGCGAGCCGCTGTCCGATGCCTCGACGGTGTTCGAGGGTTCCGCCACCGACGTGATCGTGGCCGCCGCGGTGGATCTCACCCCTGGTTACGAGCGGACGTTCATCAGCCGAGCTATCGACTTCTTCAACGACGAGGTGTCCGAACTCCGCGACGGTGAGCTGCTGCGTATCGACGCGCCCACCGACGCGTCAGTGGGTGTGCACCGCGACTGGTTGCACATCGAACTGCGCAGCGACTGGACCGTCGGCGACATCACCTATCCCGCCGGCGCTCTGCTGGTGGCGAACTACGACGAATTCCTTTCCGGCACAGCGACTCTGGATGTGGTGTTTGCACCTGATGCACACACGTCCCTGCATCAGCACGTCTGGACCAAGGACGCTCTTGTGCTCGTCACCTTGTCCGACGTGACCAGCCATGTCGCGGTGCTGGAGCCGGGCACGTGGGTGTCGACTCCCATGCCCGGCATCCCGGCGAACACCAACACCTCCGTGGTGGCCGCCGACGACACCGTTGACGAGATCTTCCTGGACTCCAGCGGATTCGATACGCCTTCGCGACTGTTGTTTGGCCCTGCCCGTGGGCCGCTGGAAGAGGTGAAATCCGCACCGGCATTCTTCGACGCCGAGAACATCTCCGTCGCACAGTATTTCGCGACGTCACTGGACGGCACCCAGGTGCCCTACTTCGTGGTGTCCAGCGGACCCGGTCCTCGACCGACCCTGCTCGGTGGCTACGGCGGGTTCGAGGTGTCCAACACCCCGAGTTACGGCGGAGTGCTGGGTCGACTGTGGCTGGCTCGCGGCGGCACCTACGTCCTGGCCAACATCCGCGGCGGCGGCGAGTACGGGCCGACCTGGCACACCCAGGCGATGCGGGAGAACCGCCACAAGGTCGACGAGGACTTTGCCGCGGTGGCACGCGATCTCGTGGCCCGGGGCATCACCACCGTGCCGCAACTGGGTGCCCAGGGTGGCAGCAACGGCGGCCTGCTGATGGGCATCATGCTGACCAAGTATCCGGAGCTGTTCGGCGCGTTGGTGTGCCAGGTGCCGCTGCTGGACATGAAGCGCTTCCACCTGCTGTTGGCCGGCGCGTCCTGGGTGGCCGAGTACGGTGATCCCGACAACGCGCAAGACTGGGAGTTCATCTCCAAATACTCGCCGTACCAGAATATTTCCGACGCCCAGTACCCAGAGCTGCTGATGACCACCTCAACCCGCGACGACCGGGTGCACCCAGGGCACGCCCGCAAGATGACCGCTGCGCTGGAGGCAGCCGGGCATCGGGTGCGTTACTACGAGAACATCGAGGGCGGGCACGCCGGTGCTGCCGACAATGCGCAGACGGCGTTCAAGTCGGCGCTGAGTTACTCGTTTCTGTGGAAGGTGCTGGGCTCGCCAGCCTAA
- a CDS encoding SDR family NAD(P)-dependent oxidoreductase, with protein sequence MALPPPSVTGTAVVTGASSGIGADLARELASRGYGVTLVARREDKLRELAADIGSTVRVEVIAADMADADARAGLFDDVSARGLTVDILVNNAGIGVVGAVATAPVADELAQVRVNVEAVVDLTTRAVQSMVPRGRGAILNVGSTAAFQPFPGQSAYAGTKAFVKVFTEGLRAELAGTGVTATVLHPGPVRTEFLSAAGFDEDEFAASIPKFMWLPSRTVAQIGIDALDNNRGSVIAGRVNQISTAVMQLIPRRILLKVLASQHPALKSG encoded by the coding sequence ATGGCCCTTCCTCCTCCTTCGGTGACCGGCACCGCCGTCGTCACCGGTGCGTCCTCCGGCATCGGCGCCGACCTGGCCCGCGAGCTTGCTTCCCGCGGCTACGGCGTCACCTTGGTGGCACGCCGCGAAGACAAGCTGCGTGAGCTCGCCGCCGACATCGGCAGCACCGTTCGGGTAGAAGTGATCGCCGCCGACATGGCCGATGCCGACGCACGAGCCGGCCTGTTCGACGACGTCAGCGCCCGCGGGCTGACCGTCGACATCCTGGTCAACAACGCCGGGATCGGCGTCGTCGGCGCGGTGGCCACCGCGCCGGTGGCCGACGAGCTTGCCCAGGTCCGGGTCAATGTGGAGGCCGTCGTCGACTTGACCACGCGGGCTGTGCAATCGATGGTGCCGCGTGGTCGCGGGGCCATCCTCAACGTGGGCTCGACGGCGGCGTTCCAACCGTTTCCCGGCCAGTCCGCCTATGCAGGCACCAAGGCGTTCGTGAAGGTGTTCACCGAAGGCCTGCGTGCCGAACTGGCGGGCACCGGTGTCACTGCCACGGTGCTACACCCGGGCCCGGTTCGTACCGAGTTCCTCAGTGCCGCAGGCTTCGACGAGGATGAGTTCGCCGCGTCGATACCGAAGTTCATGTGGCTGCCGTCCCGGACGGTCGCCCAAATCGGGATCGATGCCCTGGACAACAACCGCGGCAGTGTCATCGCCGGACGGGTCAATCAGATCAGCACGGCGGTGATGCAGCTGATTCCGCGCAGGATCCTGCTCAAGGTGCTGGCCAGCCAGCACCCCGCGCTCAAGTCAGGCTGA
- a CDS encoding N-acyl-D-amino-acid deacylase family protein, producing MTVDLVIRNGTIVDGLGGAPYVGDVAVTGSVITGVGVVDCVGEREIDATGLLVTPGFIDLHTHYDGQAIWSDRLTPSSAHGVTTAVMGNCGVGFAPCRTQDHSVLVDVMAGVEDIPGVVMTDGLPWTWQTFPEYLDALDARRLDIDVAAYLPHSPLRVYVMGQRGADREPATAEDLAGMRELAAEAIRAGALGFASSRFAFHKTESGSPIPSYNAGSDELKAIFAGVADAGGGLIQFVPDIPAGGFEGVLSQVFEIAGDTGLPVTFSLLTGNTGDPMWPEAMALIEKYNAAGGSITAQMFPRPIGLVVGLELTANPFVLYPSYREIADLPLAQRVAQMRKPEVRERILADSPGTGHPLLYLAQAWDWMFPLTDNPSYEPDASMSVGATARARGVSPLEEAYDRLLEDDGHAMMLVAMANFENNSLDTVSALMRRDDVVLGLGDGGAHYGMICDAGFPTFLLTHWARDRPRGRLSIAQAVRELTSVPARVAGLADRGQIMLGYKADLNVIDHAGMRVHKPVLTYDLPAGGRRLDQRADGYVATIVSGEVIAEQGVPTVARPGRLVRGRQPAPSA from the coding sequence ATGACAGTCGATCTCGTTATCCGAAACGGCACGATCGTCGACGGCCTCGGCGGCGCACCCTACGTCGGTGATGTGGCGGTGACAGGTTCGGTGATCACCGGCGTCGGGGTGGTCGACTGCGTCGGCGAGAGGGAGATCGATGCCACCGGGCTGCTGGTCACCCCCGGATTCATCGACCTACACACCCACTACGACGGCCAGGCCATCTGGTCGGATCGGTTGACCCCGTCCTCGGCGCACGGCGTCACCACCGCCGTCATGGGCAACTGCGGGGTGGGGTTCGCGCCGTGCCGCACGCAGGATCACAGTGTGCTGGTGGACGTGATGGCCGGTGTCGAGGACATTCCCGGCGTCGTGATGACCGACGGACTGCCGTGGACCTGGCAGACCTTCCCGGAATATCTCGACGCGCTCGACGCGCGACGGCTCGACATCGACGTGGCGGCCTACCTGCCGCACTCACCACTGCGGGTGTACGTCATGGGGCAACGCGGCGCCGACCGGGAGCCGGCGACGGCCGAGGACCTGGCCGGAATGCGGGAGCTGGCCGCCGAGGCGATACGCGCCGGCGCGCTGGGTTTCGCCTCGTCACGATTCGCCTTTCACAAGACCGAAAGCGGCTCTCCCATACCGAGTTACAATGCCGGCAGCGACGAACTCAAGGCCATTTTCGCCGGTGTCGCCGACGCGGGCGGTGGGCTGATCCAGTTCGTTCCCGATATCCCGGCAGGCGGTTTCGAGGGTGTGCTGAGCCAGGTGTTCGAGATCGCCGGTGACACCGGCCTGCCGGTGACATTCTCGCTGCTGACGGGCAACACCGGTGATCCCATGTGGCCCGAGGCCATGGCCTTGATCGAAAAGTACAACGCCGCGGGCGGGTCCATCACGGCACAGATGTTCCCGCGGCCCATCGGGCTGGTGGTCGGACTGGAGCTGACCGCCAATCCCTTTGTGCTGTATCCGAGTTACCGCGAGATCGCCGATCTTCCATTGGCCCAGCGCGTGGCGCAGATGCGCAAACCGGAAGTACGGGAACGCATTCTGGCCGACTCCCCCGGCACCGGACACCCGCTGTTGTATCTGGCACAAGCATGGGACTGGATGTTCCCGCTGACCGACAACCCGAGTTACGAGCCGGATGCCTCGATGAGCGTCGGCGCCACGGCCCGAGCGCGGGGCGTCAGCCCACTGGAGGAGGCCTACGACCGCCTCCTGGAAGACGACGGACACGCCATGATGCTGGTGGCGATGGCCAACTTCGAGAACAACTCTCTGGACACCGTGAGCGCCTTGATGCGCCGAGACGACGTGGTGTTGGGTCTCGGCGACGGCGGGGCGCATTACGGGATGATCTGCGACGCCGGGTTCCCGACCTTCCTGCTGACGCACTGGGCGCGCGACCGCCCGCGCGGCAGGCTCAGCATCGCGCAGGCGGTCCGGGAGCTGACCTCTGTGCCCGCCCGGGTGGCGGGACTGGCGGACCGGGGGCAAATCATGTTGGGCTACAAGGCTGATCTGAATGTCATCGACCACGCGGGGATGCGGGTACACAAGCCGGTGCTCACCTACGACCTGCCCGCAGGCGGACGCCGACTGGACCAGCGCGCCGACGGGTACGTGGCCACCATCGTCTCCGGCGAGGTGATCGCCGAGCAGGGTGTGCCGACGGTGGCCCGTCCCGGCCGTCTGGTGCGTGGCAGGCAGCCGGCGCCGTCAGCCTGA
- a CDS encoding mycothiol transferase translates to MVDSRDAIQDLLRDAFTRLVEHVDELTDGLSEDTATYRPTPDANTIAWLLWHSARVQDAQVADIAGVEQAWTAHGWVDKFALDLPREDTGYGHSAADVAKVRASAENLAGYYRDTHELTMAYVGTIDADELERVVDQNWDPPVTASVRLVSVIDDCAQHLGQAAYLRGITP, encoded by the coding sequence ATGGTTGATTCCCGAGATGCCATCCAGGACCTGCTGCGCGACGCATTCACCCGGCTCGTCGAGCACGTCGATGAGCTCACCGACGGACTGAGTGAGGACACCGCGACGTATCGGCCCACTCCGGATGCCAACACCATCGCGTGGCTGCTGTGGCACAGCGCCCGGGTGCAGGATGCGCAGGTGGCCGATATCGCCGGCGTCGAGCAGGCGTGGACGGCACACGGCTGGGTGGACAAGTTCGCCCTCGACCTGCCGCGGGAGGACACCGGATACGGACACTCCGCCGCCGACGTCGCCAAGGTGCGGGCCAGTGCCGAGAACCTGGCCGGCTATTACCGCGACACCCACGAGCTGACGATGGCGTATGTCGGGACCATCGACGCCGACGAACTCGAGCGCGTAGTTGATCAGAACTGGGACCCACCGGTCACGGCGTCGGTACGGCTGGTCAGCGTGATCGACGACTGTGCCCAGCACCTGGGGCAGGCGGCCTACCTGCGGGGGATCACCCCTTGA
- a CDS encoding putative holin: MLPLPRAWLLTGAMLVGSAIGVVIGVLTTVFVHISMRPDAAIALVLAGPTLLGLVLILTAGSRWVTVWGTFLLAIAPSWFGVLVLTQAVHGV, from the coding sequence GTGCTTCCTCTCCCGAGGGCTTGGCTGCTGACTGGTGCAATGCTGGTGGGCAGTGCCATCGGGGTCGTCATCGGAGTTCTGACCACGGTCTTCGTGCACATCTCGATGCGTCCCGACGCCGCCATCGCACTGGTCCTCGCCGGCCCGACGCTACTGGGGCTGGTGCTCATCCTGACGGCGGGCAGCCGTTGGGTGACGGTGTGGGGAACCTTCCTGCTGGCAATCGCACCGAGCTGGTTCGGTGTGCTGGTTCTGACCCAGGCGGTGCACGGTGTCTGA